From Plasmodium brasilianum strain Bolivian I chromosome 5, whole genome shotgun sequence, the proteins below share one genomic window:
- a CDS encoding perforin-like protein 4 — MENRSAAKRSKKVLCVCLFTACFLLSYTKCNVKTNESNDSNDEIFSKYIGKGYDILFGYPLPNNELIEDPGFKEIIINTSNCIDVINENVCQKGEYFNFIDNINDVTNLAMDNINVDQLDRNIKPFSASMPYSSYFVNLEMEKKKYLVVQNSCVHTYATYNLRNFTNNINKNFLVDIEKLPILSKKKNEKKCPKLLYLGDPNSEYCSKYIKPWMKFFKKYGTHLVIAAHFGAKSFNTLEITLQKLEQIKIYNYKYPLRDVPYLNVFSFSPLLRDILEEANDSNNNNNKKKKNNNNKKNKNKKKKYNKNNNTNSTNSDREQTPVRGDLEKDIVSMKMGQNNSSNQISSLDIRGGTTMDERWNDLTYEIWKNSVYSNIIPIYLDLISLNSFMRIEKKESYKTALLYYNNLYGIDKENFYLSKNITDVLSDGEQITGSAKGSLTLSCPVGYIKSTGFILIINKSEKLKSLNSQGKRIKIQPCDNKGEYDISCAYRTNSIDVVTFGWMYCVKHSFLRFETIYMDSDGRDDSDDDDKNNGSIGGNTDGSNNDSSYGGKTPSRENSLKIICSEGNTLAFGFKMKLSKKENLEKIKVKPCTAGQNNCTINQTKNDSDYLLWGFCIPLSFHSISLLQLTYIHDANITTNVMGACSNNYINEFDNIFLGFSFSFDYELEEVNVSPCKMNYKFCTSKLDKKKKIPKNGKKHYAGMLLLCRYGGAAEKKFTHR; from the coding sequence GAtcaaaaaaagttttatgtGTGTGTTTGTTCACCGCTTGCTTCCTACTCTCTTATACCAAGTGCAATGTCAAAACAAACGAGAGTAATGATTCGAACGATGAAATATTTAGCAAATACATAGGGAAGGGTTATGACATTCTGTTTGGTTATCCATTACCAAATAATGAACTTATTGAAGATCCAGGTTTTAAAGAGATAATAATTAACACTAGTAACTGTATTGATGTGattaatgaaaatgtttGTCAAAAAGgggaatattttaattttatagatAACATAAATGATGTTACCAATTTAGCCAtggataatataaatgtggACCAGTTAGATCGAAATATAAAACCATTTTCAGCATCCATGCCATATAGTAGTTATTTTGTTAACTTagaaatggaaaagaaaaaatacctTGTTGTTCAGAATAGTTGTGTTCATACTTATGctacatataatttaagaaattttaCAAACAATATTAACAAGAATTTTTTAGTagatattgaaaaattacctatattatcaaaaaaaaaaaatgaaaaaaaatgcccCAAATTGTTATATCTAGGTGATCCGAACAGTGAATATTgctcaaaatatataaaaccatggatgaaattttttaaaaaatatggaacaCATTTAGTTATTGCAGCACATTTCGGAGCAAAGTCTTTTAACACGTTGGAAATTACACTCCAGAAGTTAGAACAGATCAAGATATACAACTATAAATACCCCCTTAGGGACGTCCCTTACTTGAACGTGTTTAGCTTTTCCCCACTACTACGGGATATTCTGGAAGAGGCGaatgatagtaataataataataataagaagaagaagaataataataataagaagaataagaataagaagAAGAAGTACAATAAGAACAATAATACAAACAGTACGAATAGTGATAGAGAACAAACACCTGTTAGAGGTGATCTCGAAAAAGACATTGTCTCCATGAAGATGGGACAAAACAATTCAAGTAATCAAATTAGTAGTCTAGATATCAGGGGTGGAACCACAATGGATGAACGGTGGAATGATTTGACTTACGAAATTTGGAAGAATTCAGTTTATTCCAATATTATACCAATTTATCTTGATTTGATTTCTTTAAACTCATTTATGcgtatagaaaaaaaagagtcaTATAAGACAGCTCTtttgtattataataatCTCTATGGAATAGacaaagaaaatttttatctttcaaaaaatataactgaTGTTTTATCAGATGGTGAACAAATTACTGGTTCAGCGAAAGGGTCCTTAACTTTAAGTTGTCCTGTTGGTTATATCAAAAGTACTGGttttatacttattattAACAAGTCAGAAAAGTTAAAAAGTTTGAACAGTCAAGGAAAAAGAATCAAAATACAGCCATGTGATAATAAAGGGGAATATGATATTTCTTGCGCTTACAGGACAAACAGCATCGATGTAGTCACTTTCGGCTGGATGTACTGCGTGAAGCACAGTTTCTTAAGGTTTGAAACTATATACATGGACAGCGATGGTAGGGATGATagtgatgatgatgataaaaaCAATGGCAGCATTGGTGGCAACACTGATGGAAGTAATAATGACAGCAGTTACGGTGGGAAAACCCCATCCAGGGAAAACTCGTTAAAGATAATATGTTCTGAGGGAAACACTCTAGCATTTGgatttaaaatgaaattatcaaaaaaggaaaatttagaaaagaTTAAAGTTAAGCCTTGTACTGCTGGACAAAATAATTGTACTATTAACCAAACGAAGAATGATTCTGACTATTTATTGTGGGGATTTTGCATCCCTTTATCTTTTCATagtatttcattattacagTTAACATACATTCATGACGCAAATATAACTACTAATGTAATGGGAGCCTGTTcaaataattacataaatgaatttgataatatttttttaggtttttcattttcttttgatTATGAACTAGAAGAAGTAAATGTATCTCCATGTAAAATGAATTACAAATTTTGTACAAGCAAAttagacaaaaaaaagaaaataccaAAAAACGGAAAGAAGCATTATGCCGGGATGCTCTTGCTGTGCAGGTACGGCGGTGCTGCAGAAAAGAAATTCACGCACAGATAA